The following are encoded together in the Bradyrhizobium sp. CCGUVB1N3 genome:
- a CDS encoding thiamine pyrophosphate-binding protein, which yields MSRNMLNGAQVIVDYLIQEKVPQVFGLCGHGNIQFIDALYERSSEIKTISVHHESVAGFMADVYYRVSGRPTATFTSCGPGSANLPISLANAFLDSVPFMAITGNVPTSQFNRGAFQEMYRHYQADFPSTVRSICKKVFQPTRGEMVPLAVRQAWKTMITGRPGPVVVDVPFDVFMESAAEEAPKAIEWNANISSRCGADPEGVVKAVDMLLAAERPVMLVGQGVRYGGAAEELRSLAERLQIPVAASASGLGALDVNHPLALGLVARAGHYQANHATRQADVLLALGVRFDDRTSSSWIPGYSFTIPPTRLIHVDIDPEEIGRNYPVALGLMADVRTFLRQVHAELDRRDNLFRKSDARKKWLAQIDGYRKEWDKFVAPGFSDDTTPINPQRAAAEIDKALPEDAILVSDIGVHHNWLLAFCKPKRPDSLIGSMGFGPMGFGVAGVMGAKFAAPDRPCVSVCGDGAFFMHANVLGTAVEYNLPVVWVVWNNYAYASIRGLQRGYLGGRELATDFRDPVTGERYNPDFAAMARSCGVEGVRVDRAADIGEAIRKGIAANKPYLIDVDIAADVNPAGAGVWELPGLGQSKAGIGTRYQPD from the coding sequence ATGTCGCGAAATATGCTCAACGGCGCCCAGGTCATCGTCGACTACCTGATCCAGGAGAAGGTGCCGCAGGTGTTCGGGCTCTGCGGCCACGGCAATATCCAGTTCATCGACGCGCTGTATGAGCGTTCGTCCGAGATCAAGACGATTTCGGTTCATCATGAGAGCGTCGCCGGTTTCATGGCGGACGTTTATTACCGCGTCTCCGGACGGCCGACCGCGACCTTCACGTCATGCGGGCCCGGCTCGGCTAATTTGCCGATCTCGCTTGCGAACGCCTTTCTCGATTCCGTGCCGTTCATGGCGATCACCGGCAACGTACCGACCAGCCAGTTCAATCGCGGCGCGTTCCAGGAAATGTACCGGCACTATCAGGCCGATTTTCCCTCCACGGTGCGTTCGATCTGCAAGAAGGTGTTTCAGCCGACGCGCGGCGAGATGGTGCCGCTCGCGGTGCGGCAGGCCTGGAAGACCATGATCACCGGACGGCCAGGACCGGTTGTGGTCGATGTTCCCTTCGATGTCTTCATGGAATCGGCCGCAGAAGAAGCACCGAAGGCGATCGAGTGGAACGCAAATATCTCCAGCCGCTGCGGCGCCGATCCCGAAGGCGTGGTCAAGGCGGTCGATATGCTGCTCGCTGCCGAGCGGCCGGTGATGCTGGTCGGGCAGGGCGTGCGTTACGGCGGTGCCGCGGAAGAGTTGCGCAGCCTCGCCGAGCGCTTGCAGATTCCAGTTGCGGCGTCGGCCTCAGGCCTTGGCGCGCTCGACGTTAATCATCCGCTCGCACTCGGCCTCGTCGCGCGTGCCGGGCACTATCAGGCCAATCACGCGACGCGGCAGGCCGATGTGCTGCTCGCCCTCGGCGTCCGCTTCGACGATCGCACCTCGAGCTCGTGGATTCCTGGTTATTCCTTCACCATCCCGCCGACCAGGCTCATCCACGTCGATATCGATCCCGAGGAGATCGGCCGCAACTATCCGGTCGCGCTCGGGCTGATGGCCGACGTCCGCACCTTCCTGCGGCAGGTGCATGCCGAGCTCGATCGTCGCGACAACCTGTTCAGGAAATCCGACGCGCGCAAGAAGTGGCTGGCGCAGATCGATGGCTACCGCAAGGAATGGGACAAGTTCGTCGCGCCTGGCTTTTCCGACGACACCACCCCGATCAACCCGCAACGCGCCGCTGCCGAGATCGACAAGGCGCTGCCGGAGGACGCGATCCTCGTCAGCGACATCGGCGTGCACCACAACTGGCTGCTTGCCTTCTGCAAACCGAAACGGCCGGATTCGCTGATCGGCTCGATGGGCTTTGGCCCGATGGGCTTTGGCGTCGCCGGCGTGATGGGCGCGAAGTTCGCCGCGCCCGATCGGCCCTGTGTGTCGGTGTGCGGCGACGGCGCCTTCTTCATGCACGCCAACGTACTGGGCACGGCGGTCGAATATAATCTGCCCGTGGTGTGGGTGGTCTGGAATAACTACGCCTATGCCTCGATCCGGGGCTTGCAGCGTGGCTATCTCGGCGGCCGCGAGCTCGCGACCGACTTTAGGGATCCCGTCACCGGCGAGCGCTACAATCCCGATTTCGCGGCGATGGCGCGGTCCTGCGGCGTCGAAGGCGTGCGGGTGGATCGCGCCGCGGATATTGGCGAAGCCATCCGCAAGGGCATCGCGGCCAACAAGCCGTATCTGATCGACGTCGATATCGCCGCCGACGTCAACCCAGCGGGCGCGGGCGTGTGGGAGCTGCCGGGCCTCGGCCAAAGCAAGGCCGGCATCGGCACGCGCTATCAGCCGGACTGA
- a CDS encoding IclR family transcriptional regulator has translation MMDSSKGASSLRSRTKPGTSEKPASPRKAAIAKLVPPTQTDGDDADDKQRGGGVQSLGRAFSILEEVARHREGIGLAELSKLVGLHNSTTFHLAKTLVSLGYLRQEKDNKRYRIGRPLFALAASALDEIEMVNVATPVLEDLSRETSESSHFAVRMGDAVIVIARTSGPGAFQLTDRVGVVRPAHCTALGKIILASLRPEQFKRFLDRAELKPSTPKSITDPGVLMREIAEVQRTGVAFDDGEFNPEVRCVAVPVIDFTGQVIGALGISGPIWRLSNQALHASAQVVQVAANRLSLEFGAKITASKPAAKKV, from the coding sequence ATGATGGATTCATCGAAGGGGGCCTCTTCCTTGAGATCGCGCACCAAGCCCGGCACCAGCGAAAAACCTGCAAGCCCACGCAAGGCGGCCATTGCAAAACTGGTCCCGCCGACTCAGACGGATGGTGACGACGCCGACGACAAGCAGCGCGGCGGCGGCGTGCAGTCGCTCGGCCGCGCCTTCTCGATCCTGGAGGAGGTCGCGCGGCATCGCGAAGGGATCGGGCTTGCGGAATTGAGCAAGCTCGTCGGCCTGCACAACTCGACCACTTTTCATCTCGCCAAGACGCTGGTCTCGCTCGGCTATCTCCGGCAGGAGAAGGACAACAAGCGCTACCGCATCGGCCGCCCCCTGTTTGCACTCGCGGCATCTGCGCTCGACGAGATCGAGATGGTCAATGTCGCAACTCCTGTGCTCGAAGACTTGTCGCGCGAGACCAGCGAAAGCAGCCATTTTGCCGTGCGCATGGGCGATGCCGTCATCGTCATCGCGCGCACCAGCGGGCCCGGCGCGTTCCAGCTTACCGACCGGGTCGGCGTGGTCCGCCCCGCCCATTGCACGGCACTCGGCAAGATCATTCTTGCATCGCTGCGACCCGAGCAGTTCAAGCGCTTCCTCGATCGCGCCGAACTGAAGCCGTCGACGCCGAAATCCATCACCGACCCCGGCGTGCTGATGCGCGAGATCGCCGAAGTGCAACGCACCGGCGTTGCCTTCGACGACGGCGAGTTCAATCCGGAAGTGCGCTGCGTCGCCGTGCCTGTGATCGATTTCACCGGACAGGTGATCGGCGCGCTTGGCATATCCGGACCGATCTGGCGGCTGTCGAACCAGGCGCTGCATGCGAGCGCACAGGTCGTTCAAGTCGCGGCCAACCGTCTCTCGTTAGAGTTCGGCGCCAAAATTACGGCGTCCAAGCCAGCAGCGAAAAAAGTCTAA
- a CDS encoding ABC transporter substrate-binding protein, translating to MIRTSRRTLLKASAAFAGASALGLPAIARAQAEKIRIGHLTPLTGFLGVIGGYAQLGVKLAAEEINQSGGILGKQIDLFSEDSINPATAATKAQRMLEQDGAVVLLGEISSASSLTIMQVAERNKKVFFSTGARSDALRGKNCNKYSFHCDIPNTVMVNAVGTALSQKGMVKGKKFFTLTADYIFGHDLLKAAKAFFGTHDANLIGDELIATDVTDFSPYLLKVRQAKPDVVCCNLAGNQVTNLVKQYAEFGLPYPLVGFNLNTGDAWAAGAGNLGGTWPTVWYHTLDNPTSKAFVAAFSKKYGKPPENHAWIDYVTLRLLAEAINTTKSTDSGELIGYFEKQSQFDIGKARKAYFRSWDHQLVQEAYPFTVKPKEQMKDQWDMLVLGDAVPAANDLLEQIYPTREQNPCEMKA from the coding sequence ATGATCCGCACCAGCCGACGGACATTGCTAAAGGCGAGCGCGGCGTTTGCCGGCGCATCCGCGCTCGGATTACCCGCGATCGCGCGCGCCCAGGCGGAGAAGATCAGAATCGGCCACCTGACGCCGCTGACCGGCTTTCTCGGCGTGATCGGCGGCTACGCCCAGCTCGGCGTGAAACTCGCCGCGGAGGAGATCAACCAGTCCGGCGGCATTTTGGGCAAGCAGATCGATCTTTTCTCCGAAGACTCCATCAACCCCGCGACCGCCGCGACCAAGGCGCAGCGGATGCTGGAGCAGGACGGCGCCGTCGTGCTGCTCGGCGAAATCTCGTCGGCGTCCTCGCTCACGATCATGCAGGTCGCCGAGCGCAACAAGAAGGTGTTCTTCTCGACCGGCGCGCGATCGGATGCGCTGCGCGGCAAGAACTGCAACAAATATTCCTTCCACTGCGACATCCCCAACACCGTGATGGTCAATGCGGTCGGCACCGCGCTGTCGCAGAAGGGCATGGTGAAGGGCAAAAAGTTCTTCACGCTCACCGCCGACTACATCTTCGGCCACGACCTCCTCAAGGCGGCGAAGGCCTTCTTCGGCACGCACGACGCCAATCTGATCGGCGACGAGCTGATCGCAACCGACGTCACCGATTTCAGCCCGTATCTTCTGAAAGTGCGGCAGGCCAAGCCCGATGTGGTGTGCTGCAACCTCGCCGGCAACCAGGTCACCAATCTCGTCAAGCAATATGCCGAATTCGGCCTGCCCTATCCGCTGGTCGGCTTCAACCTCAACACCGGCGATGCCTGGGCGGCGGGCGCCGGCAATCTCGGCGGCACCTGGCCGACGGTCTGGTACCACACGCTGGACAACCCGACGTCCAAGGCCTTCGTCGCCGCCTTCAGCAAGAAATACGGCAAGCCGCCGGAAAACCACGCCTGGATCGACTACGTCACGCTAAGACTGCTCGCGGAGGCGATCAACACGACCAAGTCGACCGACAGCGGCGAGCTGATTGGCTATTTCGAGAAGCAATCCCAGTTCGACATCGGCAAGGCGCGCAAGGCCTATTTCCGCTCCTGGGACCATCAGCTCGTGCAGGAGGCCTATCCGTTCACGGTGAAGCCGAAGGAGCAGATGAAGGACCAGTGGGACATGCTGGTGCTGGGCGATGCCGTGCCGGCGGCGAACGATCTGCTGGAACAGATCTATCCGACCAGGGAACAGAACCCCTGCGAGATGAAGGCCTGA
- a CDS encoding branched-chain amino acid ABC transporter permease, whose product MQFEFLLEQVVNGLVLGGYYLLIALGLSLIFSVGGIVNLAHGAFYALGAYVFVELTRHLSFGASVVISPFAVALLGILFERFILRRFYNSDPILSLLVTFGLAMVAEQAIRMIWGAAPVSAEIPQSFRGSVILGDFLFSRYRLLILAVVAAVLVGIWLLLHKTSFGRVVRAGIQRPDMVAALGIRLQPYMTAIVMLGVGMAALGGAFFAPITTVHPAMGAEIMTVAFVVVVIGGLGSFWGVIIAALLVGVVRGIAIHFQPAAGEASIYILMFLVLLVRPRGLLGERIEKFE is encoded by the coding sequence ATGCAGTTCGAGTTCTTGCTGGAACAGGTGGTGAATGGCCTCGTGCTCGGCGGCTATTACCTGCTCATCGCGCTCGGGCTGTCGCTGATCTTCTCCGTCGGCGGCATCGTCAATCTCGCACACGGTGCCTTCTACGCGCTCGGCGCCTACGTTTTCGTCGAGCTGACGCGTCACCTCAGTTTCGGCGCGTCGGTGGTCATCTCCCCGTTCGCCGTGGCCCTGCTCGGCATCCTCTTCGAGCGCTTCATCCTGCGCCGCTTCTACAACTCCGACCCGATCCTCAGCCTGCTCGTGACCTTCGGCCTTGCGATGGTCGCCGAGCAGGCGATCCGCATGATCTGGGGCGCGGCGCCGGTGTCGGCCGAGATTCCGCAAAGCTTTCGCGGCTCGGTCATCCTCGGTGATTTCCTGTTCTCGCGTTATCGCCTGCTGATATTGGCGGTGGTGGCAGCGGTGCTCGTCGGCATCTGGCTCCTCCTGCACAAGACCTCATTCGGACGCGTGGTGCGCGCCGGCATCCAGCGGCCTGACATGGTGGCAGCGCTCGGCATCCGGCTTCAGCCCTACATGACCGCGATCGTCATGCTCGGCGTCGGCATGGCCGCGCTTGGCGGTGCGTTCTTCGCGCCGATCACGACCGTGCATCCGGCGATGGGCGCCGAGATCATGACGGTCGCCTTCGTTGTCGTCGTGATCGGCGGGCTCGGAAGCTTTTGGGGCGTTATCATCGCCGCCCTCCTCGTCGGCGTCGTGCGCGGCATTGCGATTCATTTCCAGCCCGCCGCGGGCGAAGCCTCGATCTACATCCTGATGTTCCTGGTGCTGCTGGTGCGCCCGCGCGGGCTGCTCGGCGAACGCATCGAGAAGTTCGAATGA
- a CDS encoding branched-chain amino acid ABC transporter ATP-binding protein/permease: MRRASAFDRLKPLLVAAVAVIALPFVLRALGLSLNTGTWVVALAIATMGLNLCIGYTGLVSFGHSTWFGVGAYAAGLIQLRFFPGQIWLPLLLSTVVVAAASAVVGALILRRRGVYFSLLTLALAALAYTTAFRWTSLTGGEDGLGGLKRGRIGPLDLDNALAYYIVVAAIGLVVLYVLLRLARSPFGHVLVAIRENQLRATFQGYPVERYKLAVFVISAVVTGIAGALIAFLNYLVSAEAVSVPFAGELLAMVVIGGMRSMLGPALGALFFILFRELFSIWTSDWLFWFGITFVAFVMYSPGGLVGIGTLIMRHVHPPAEEPAAMSRRKIYDGLPLPAFLRPQALTGTVLEVSGVSKKFGGIRAVHDASISVGAGEIHALIGPNGAGKTTLFNLVSGLYAPDQGGIRLNGRDIAGVPSNLICHQGLARSFQITNLFHGLTIYENLRLSLQARRPMRFNIWNDIDAYEDIHAETAELIKFLGLEGIEEIDSGELSYGGQRLVDLGIALGSKPQVLLLDEPLAGLAAAERERVSSLVKNIAANIPVLIVEHDIDRVLGFSAVVTVMNQGEVLMSDCPKAVREDVRVQEIYTGTGTPTVALQRSDDAASDAKPILRFERVNTFYGKSHILTEASLDVREGEIVALLGRNGAGKSTLLKTLAGLVPATSGSIDYRGEDIAHLAAPDIARRGIGYVPQGRGLFAGMTVRENLALGRLARKTDGSDGVVWDEAQILHTFPRLKERMNVAADYLSGGEQQMVAVARAMSGNVRLLLLDEPFEGLAPAVTLELFKVFDQLRRHMSIVIVEHNLDLVLALADRVFALERGAVFHQGPAKPLLTDLGYRKQILWL; encoded by the coding sequence ATGAGGCGCGCATCCGCCTTCGACAGGCTGAAGCCGTTGCTGGTCGCGGCCGTAGCAGTCATCGCGCTGCCGTTCGTGCTCAGGGCCCTCGGCCTGTCGCTCAACACCGGCACCTGGGTGGTCGCGCTTGCGATCGCCACCATGGGGCTCAACCTCTGCATCGGCTACACCGGCCTCGTCTCCTTCGGCCACAGCACCTGGTTCGGCGTCGGCGCGTACGCGGCCGGCCTGATCCAGCTCCGCTTCTTTCCGGGCCAGATCTGGCTGCCGCTGCTGCTGTCGACGGTCGTCGTCGCCGCGGCATCGGCGGTCGTCGGCGCGCTGATCCTGCGCCGACGCGGCGTCTATTTCTCGCTTTTGACCCTGGCGCTCGCGGCGCTGGCCTATACGACGGCGTTCCGCTGGACGAGCCTGACCGGCGGCGAGGATGGCCTCGGCGGACTGAAGCGCGGCCGCATCGGCCCGCTCGATCTCGACAATGCGCTCGCCTACTACATCGTCGTCGCCGCCATCGGCCTTGTCGTGCTCTACGTGCTGTTGCGCCTGGCGCGCTCGCCCTTCGGTCACGTGCTGGTCGCGATCCGCGAGAACCAGCTGCGCGCGACGTTCCAGGGCTATCCGGTCGAACGCTACAAGCTCGCGGTCTTCGTGATCTCGGCGGTGGTCACGGGAATCGCCGGCGCGTTGATCGCGTTCCTGAACTATCTCGTCTCGGCCGAAGCCGTCTCCGTGCCGTTCGCCGGCGAGCTGCTTGCGATGGTCGTGATCGGCGGCATGCGAAGCATGCTCGGGCCCGCGCTAGGTGCGCTGTTCTTCATCCTGTTCCGCGAGCTGTTCTCGATCTGGACGTCGGACTGGCTGTTCTGGTTCGGCATCACCTTCGTCGCCTTCGTGATGTATTCCCCGGGCGGCCTCGTCGGCATCGGCACGTTGATCATGCGGCACGTCCACCCTCCAGCGGAAGAGCCGGCCGCGATGAGCCGGCGCAAGATCTATGACGGCCTGCCGCTGCCGGCCTTTCTGCGGCCGCAAGCACTGACGGGGACGGTGCTCGAGGTGAGCGGCGTCTCGAAAAAGTTCGGCGGCATCCGCGCCGTGCACGATGCGAGCATCAGCGTTGGCGCCGGCGAGATCCACGCCCTGATCGGGCCGAACGGCGCCGGCAAGACCACACTGTTCAACCTGGTCTCCGGCCTCTACGCGCCGGATCAGGGCGGCATCCGCCTCAACGGCCGCGATATCGCGGGTGTGCCGTCCAACCTGATCTGCCATCAGGGGCTGGCGCGCTCGTTCCAGATCACCAACCTGTTCCACGGGCTCACCATCTACGAGAACCTGAGGCTCTCGCTTCAGGCGCGCCGGCCGATGCGCTTCAACATCTGGAACGACATCGACGCCTACGAAGACATCCACGCCGAGACCGCGGAGCTGATCAAATTCCTCGGACTCGAAGGCATCGAGGAGATCGATAGCGGCGAGCTCTCCTATGGCGGGCAGCGACTTGTTGATTTGGGTATCGCTCTTGGCTCCAAGCCGCAGGTGCTGCTGCTCGACGAACCGCTCGCGGGCCTTGCCGCGGCCGAGCGCGAGCGCGTCTCCAGCCTCGTCAAGAACATCGCGGCCAATATCCCCGTTCTGATCGTCGAGCACGACATCGATCGCGTGCTGGGCTTCTCAGCCGTCGTCACGGTGATGAACCAGGGCGAAGTGCTGATGTCGGACTGCCCCAAAGCGGTGCGCGAAGACGTGCGGGTGCAGGAGATCTACACCGGCACGGGCACCCCGACCGTTGCGCTTCAGCGCAGCGATGATGCTGCGAGCGATGCAAAACCCATCCTGCGCTTCGAGCGCGTCAACACGTTTTACGGCAAGAGCCACATCCTGACCGAGGCCTCCCTCGACGTGCGCGAAGGGGAGATCGTCGCGCTTTTGGGCCGCAACGGCGCCGGCAAGTCGACGCTGCTGAAGACGCTCGCCGGCCTGGTGCCTGCGACATCAGGCAGCATCGACTATCGCGGTGAAGACATCGCGCACCTCGCCGCGCCCGACATCGCGCGCCGCGGCATCGGCTATGTGCCGCAGGGTCGCGGCCTGTTCGCCGGCATGACCGTGCGCGAGAACCTCGCGCTCGGGCGCCTAGCCCGCAAGACCGACGGCAGCGACGGCGTGGTCTGGGACGAGGCGCAGATCCTGCACACCTTCCCGCGGCTGAAGGAGCGCATGAACGTCGCGGCCGACTATCTCTCCGGCGGCGAGCAGCAGATGGTGGCGGTCGCGCGTGCGATGTCCGGCAATGTCCGCCTGCTGCTGCTCGACGAGCCCTTCGAGGGGCTTGCGCCGGCGGTGACGCTCGAGCTGTTCAAGGTGTTCGACCAGCTCCGGCGGCACATGTCGATCGTGATCGTCGAGCACAATCTCGACCTCGTGCTCGCGCTCGCCGACCGCGTCTTCGCGCTGGAGCGCGGCGCGGTGTTCCACCAGGGCCCGGCCAAGCCGCTGCTGACCGATCTCGGCTATCGCAAGCAGATCCTGTGGCTTTAG